In Coregonus clupeaformis isolate EN_2021a unplaced genomic scaffold, ASM2061545v1 scaf0613, whole genome shotgun sequence, one genomic interval encodes:
- the LOC121562135 gene encoding zinc finger protein 774-like — translation MTTTQLSQQESPDQYHDNHTVKPIGVPDQYHDNHTARENHHCLECGEECQTPSALQIHMRTHTGENQSNPQCPLCGAEFSQKGLLDDHLVIAHSHEKPEKPYPCPDCGKRFSSKSYIKIHQKIHSGKISYHCAQCDKSFMSAEGLKKHESAHRGERPYRCPACGKCFKQQSQLTCHFKIHTGERAISASLWEEFRQRALAYSGRSGLPTSLIRKDPGDQSSPKARESQGPDPSHGSKASTQTPRLKASAEEEEEEEEEEEEEEEEVNVDGSGNSEDDDASWNPTPRLAKTGAGAPSTAGAPRKHRKKQRAKQRTRVKGEGQRKRPKTKRFNNRRCFKCGEGFPREYELLLHLQTHLDYNCYVCGAPFNNKELLQRHQTEHTEESLGVFSGEAGGPATGQRRGRGKRIHRCPTCGKELSDASKLKLHMRIHTGEKPYCCSLCEKGFTQPGNLKTHMKTHRDGNPSLLSAGGLAPSTSRGPEHIVTAAQENFNCPDLSSLQKHVTSQDTSFFCSLCGEEFSEKTQLEEHQLAHNNKKPFPCPDCGKRFRSNYYVKIHMRMHTGERPYQCSECGKGFITEEGLKKHESAHRGERPHLCPECGKRFKQQSQLTCHFRMHTGQKSHLCAVCGKSYFREFDLKVHLRVHTGEKPHQCEECGKSFYYLQGLRQHQRTHAPKPIGPTRQLGRPKQSSSTDSLDRPNQSPRTGRPRPDPRVERPMPLPRVERPMPLARVERPMPLALPRVESDLERPHWHYWHL, via the exons ATGACAACCACACAGTTAAGCCAACAGGAGTCCCCGGACCAATACCATGACAACCACACAGTTAAGCCAATAGGAGTCCCGGACCAATACCATGACAACCACACAGCTAGGGAGAACCACCACTGCCTAGAGTGTGGCGAGGAATGCCAAACTCCATCAGCTCTACAGATACACATGAGAACTCACACTGGAGAGAACCAGTCTAACCCGCAGTGCCCTCTCTGCGGGGCAGAGTTCTCTCAGAAAGGCCTTCTGGATGATCACCTGGTGATCGCCCACTCCCATGAGAAACCAGAGAAGCCTTACCCCTGTCCAGACTGTGGGAAGAGATTCTCCAGCAAGAGTTACATCAAGATCCACCAGAAGATCCACAGTGGGAAGATCTCTTACCACTGCGCCCAGTGTGATAAGAGTTTCATGTCAGCGGAGGGGCTCAAGAAGCACGAGAGCGCTCACCGAGGAGAGAGGCCGTACCGATGCCCTGCGTGTGGCAAGTGTTTCAAACAACAATCCCAGCTGACCTGTCACTTCAAGATCCACACTGGAGAGAGAGCCATCTCTGCTTCCTTGTGGGAAGAGTTTCGCCAGAGA GCCCTCGCTTACAGTGGAAGAAGTGGTCTTCCAACATCCCTTATCAGAAAG GATCCTGGTGACCAATCCAGCCCCAAAGCTAGAGAGTCCCAGGGTCCTGATCCAAGCCATGGCAGCAAGGCGTCCACTCAGACACCTCGGTTAAAGGCCAGcgctgaagaagaggaggaggaggaagaagaagaagaagaagaagaagaagaggtgaACGTTGATGGTTCGGGTAATTCTGAAGACGACGACGCCAGTTGGAATCCTACTCCTCGTCTTG CCAAGACTGGTGCCGGCGCTCCCTCTACAGCAGGGGCACCTAGAAAACACCGGAAGAAACAACGGGCCAAACAGAGAACCAGAGTCAAAGGAGAAGGCCAACGGAAGCGGCCCAAAACCAAGAGGTTTAACAACCGCCGCTGCTTTAAATGTGGAGAGGGATTCCCCCGGGAATATGAGCTGTTGCTACACCTGCAGACACATCTAGATTACAACTGCTACGTGTGTGGAGCGCCGTTCAACAACAAAGAACTGCTGCAGAGACATCAGACAGAGCACACCG AGGAGAGTCTGGGTGTGTTCTCTGGTGAGGCAGGAGGTCCGGCTACAGGACAGCGCCGGGGGCGAGGGAAGAGGATTCACCGATGTCCGACCTGTGGGAAAGAACTGTCCGACGCGTCCAAACTGAAGCTACACATGAGAATacacaccggagagaagccttactgttGCTCCCTGTGCGAGAAGGGTTTCACTCAGCCAGGGAACCTGAAAACACACATGAAAACACACAGAG ATGGGAACCCCAGTTTGTTGTCTGCTGGTGGGTTAGCTCCCTCTACATCAAGAGGTCCTGAACACATCGTCACCGCAGCTCAGGAGAACTTCAACTGTCCAGATCTGTCATCACTACAGAAACACGTGACATCTCAGGACACCTCTTTCTTCTGTTCTCTGTGTGGGGAGGAGTTCTCTGAGAAGACTCAGTTAGAAGAACACCAGTTGGCTCACAATAACAAGAAGCCTTTCCCCTGCcctgactgtgggaagaggttCCGCAGTAACTACTACGTTAAGATCCACATGCGAATGCACACCGGGGAAAGGCCTTACCAATGCTCTGAGTGTGGGAAGGGCTTTATCACAGAAGAAGGGCTAAAGAAGCATGAGAGCGCGCACCGGGGAGAGAGACCCCACCTCTGCCCCGAGTGCGGAAAGAGATTCAAGCAACAATCCCAACTGACATGCCACTTCCGTATGCACACCGGACAGAAGAGCCACCTCTGCGCCGTCTGTGGGAAGAGTTACTTCAGGGAATTTGACCTCAAGGTTCACCTCAGAGTCCACACGGGAGAGAAGCCCCATCAGTGTGAggagtgtgggaagagcttctaTTATCTACAGGGGCTCCGGCAGCACCAGAGGACCCACGCTCCTAAGCCCATCGGACCGACCCGCCAGCTAGGCAGACCTAAGCAGTCATCCAGCACGGACAGCTTGGACAGACCAAACCAATCACCCAGGACGGGAAGGCCCAGGCCAGATCCTAGAGTGGAGAGACCCATGCCTCTACCCAGAGTGGAGAGACCCATGCCTCTAGCCAGAGTAGAGAGACCCATGCCTCTAGCCCTACCTAGAGTTGAGAGTGATCTGGAGAGGCCTCACTGGCATTACTGGCACCTTTAA